A section of the Myxocyprinus asiaticus isolate MX2 ecotype Aquarium Trade chromosome 22, UBuf_Myxa_2, whole genome shotgun sequence genome encodes:
- the msnb gene encoding moesin b isoform X1 — protein MSINVRVTTMDAELEFAIQPSTTGKQLFDQIVKTIGLREIWFFGLQYQDSKGFSTWLKLNKRVTAQDVRKENPLLIKFRAKFYPEDVAEELIQEATQRLFFLQVKEGILNDDIYCPPETAVLLASYAVQMKYGDYNKEYHVLGYLCREKLLPQRVLEQHKLTKEQWEERIQVWHDQHKGMLREDAMIEYLKIAQDLEMYGVNYFSIKNKKGSDLWLGVDALGLNIYERSDKLTPKIGFPWSEIRNISFNDKKFVIKPIDKKSPDFVFYAPRLRINKRILALCMGNHDLYMRRRKPDTIEVQQMKAQAREEKRLRQQERALLENEKKRRENAEKETEKIARETMELMERLRQIEEQTKKAQEELEEQTKRALELERERKAAQEEAERLEKDRRMAEEAKTALLQQSENQIKSQENLATELADLTSKITLLEDAKKKKEDEARKWQRRAVLVEVDLEKTKEELKSKLFGVHIQATSQTENDHDENDESSAEASAELMSAGTYQDRSEEQRMTETEKNERLQERLQALSSELAYARDESKKTLNDLIHAENMRLGRDKYKTLRQIRQGNTKQRIDEFESM, from the exons ATGTCT ATAAATGTACGTGTCACTACAATGGATGCTGAGCTGGAGTTTGCCATTCAGCCCAGTACAACCGGCAAACAACTCTTTGACCAA ATTGTTAAAACCATTGGACTGAGAGAGATCTGGTTCTTTGGACTTCAATATCAGGACAGCAAAGGCTTCTCTACATGGCTGAAACTCAATAAAAGG GTAACTGCCCAAGATGTTCGGAAGGAAAATCCACTGCTGATTAAATTCAGGGCAAAGTTCTATCCTGAGGACGTAGCTGAAGAGTTGATTCAGGAAGCTACACAACGGCTGTTCTTTCTTCAGGTGAAAGAGGGAATTCTCAATGACGATATCTACTGTCCACCTGAAACAGCTGTTCTTCTCGCCTCCTACGCCGTGCAAATGAAATATGGTGACTACAATAAGGAATATCACGTGCTTGGATATCTGTGCAGAGAAAAACTGCTGCCACAGAG GGTTTTAGAACAACACAAATTGACTAAAGAACAATGGGAGGAAAGAATTCAAGTGTGGCATGATCAACACAAAGGCATGCTGAG AGAAGATGCGATGATCGAGTACTTGAAGATCGCTCAGGATCTGGAGATGTATGGAGTGAATTACTTCAGCATTAAAAATAAGAAAGGATCAGATCTGTGGTTGGGTGTTGATGCTTTAGGACTCAACATATATGAACGTTCAGACAA GTTGACACCCAAGATCGGATTTCCATGGAGTGAGATACGGAATATTTCTTTCAATGACAAGAAGTTTGTCATTAAGCCCATAGACAAAAAGTCGCCG GACTTTGTGTTCTATGCACCTCGTCTGCGCATTAACAAGCGCATTCTGGCTCTGTGCATGGGAAATCATGATCTGTACATGCGACGACGCAAGCCGGACACCATTGAGGTGCAGCAGATGAAAGCACAAGCCAGGGAGGAGAAAAGGCTGAGACAACAAGAGAG ggcgcttctggaaaatgagaaaaaaagaagagaaaatgcTGAGAAAGAGACTGAGAAGATTGCGAGAGAGACAATGGAGCTCATGGAAAGACTGCGACAAATTGAAGAGCAAACCAAAAAAGCACAAGAGG agcttGAAGAGCAGACCAAGCGAGCGCTGGAGTTGGAGCGGGAGAGGAAGGCTGCTCAGGAAGAAGCTGAGAGACTAGAGAAAGACCGCAGGATGGCAGAGGAGGCAAAGACAGCGTTACTGCAGCAATCTGAAAACCAGATCAAGAGCCAGGAGAACTTG GCGACAGAGCTGGCCGATTTGACATCTAAGATCACTCTACTGGAAGACGctaagaagaagaaagaagatgAAGCCAGGAAGTGGCAGAGAAGG GCCGTTCTGGTGGAGGTAGACCTGGAGAAGACTAAAGAGGAGTTGAAGAGTAAGCTGTTTGGGGTTCACATTCAGGCAACATCTCAGACGGAGAACGACCATGATGAGAATGATGAGAGCAGTGCAGAGGCCAGCGCTGAACTCATGTCTGCTGGAACGTATCAAGATCGCAGCGAAGAGCAGCGAATGACGGAGACAGAGAAGAACGAACGGCTGCAGGAACGCCTACAG